A genomic region of Sylvia atricapilla isolate bSylAtr1 chromosome 19, bSylAtr1.pri, whole genome shotgun sequence contains the following coding sequences:
- the SETX gene encoding probable helicase senataxin, with translation MSTCRWCTPSGADTTEFLKHYAAQRLSQEDFEGSNDDLCYCLECVVEYHRAREECPRLHEDLWELETSRLIAHMEKSMNEETGEDDELFLVDEHGETRLSGYVGPNFENNLRVPLLEILKYPYLLLHKKVSELCVEVLCKMELGHDSFQVFEKYPGIYLFLVHPNEVIRRWAILTARNLGKVDRDDYYDLEEVLTCLFKVIELGLFENPDIYSSSMFEKGRLILLPAHLYDTANYKNYWLGICMLLSVLEEQAMDSLLLAPDKQNDFMQSILHTMEKEADDDSTDPFWPALHCFMVILDQLGSKVWGQLIDPVQAFQTIINSVSYNNEIKNIRSSFRRTKSEPESDYGDDMISCSQIVYNYNTEKPQKDTGWKAAICPEYCPNMYEDMQTLANMLQSDIGRDMRVHHSTFLWFIPFVQSLMDLKDLGVAYIVEVIHYLCSEIKEILIESFQQCDKISEFFLLILVSIVELHRSKKCLHLLWVSSQEWVEAVVRCATLPSRAFTRCSEKSLGLCAKGSGPFQAPSSVQHACVQLIRSLLKEGYQIGQHALCKQYLDKLNLLLRGNRAVGWQLSSQETQELQTCLKQVIRSIKSKALSTALAGRSSSNSTALPTISLKHEKNECDDGYKTSGHEREDLYSPSVMSKEGRDCQESTFHRRKNAWEEECRDRCRSSTSCTSTDGILMNIKKEPGDSTAEEFVFAQNPLATKVRGKVEENRNYDLVAGKCNTDDQCFNSNAQHSDFMRGRELEIKNKTEPKTPPDLSAQTHLDSPSSRNCRSMQETSANSMLQSRLVSTKQVSKEASLDSSNSSRNEPGVQGKEGDSNLLLGRNDTSLKKVSTEEKSGSSLMSFFKKNTNGQTSNQEQPNLNDLDKHDGKNQFSETFCRDKISAYDYFPFSSENKRDMIRPLSVKRESSDRLFEFSEYFRRENSSVGKKEESFVKTVSEDDALLDSQVDRELSKLSLAAYAKSVNFPVSSNQESSVYHNVSDIKRKVKGSVRSSKEGQSTRCPTGADGPSNQVIVISDSSDEEESVADKEETETKNENVCAGQSSTSSSISDTDIKRESKSPGSPMLLDDCNSQYFEFETEDEVFSVWQDTQAYAVETTQDKQDHVSPPAVTSNSDDWLNDSLNDWGYDMSYFSDDAMEEAANSVEKQAEDTSHQKEAADMKEADTKEVTESTLGESAGNEDAKDKLEKCADEGTAEGLTLDSKLPEPKPSTSPISLASKLALKKNSTSPGKATAKCKSAPAVQRSPKKPPVFKAAKNKTPLQSMTERSQPGRSMPAVVPPKKVRQSPAPASTVEKLGLKKGPRKAFDLSQPSLESVALLRSHGKAAGRIGVTQKKRTKQIEAQRLSVKYNKKMLICQDLRYPRQTRPKRSLKNSAGSLESRNKVTKACAKPVEQKPQSFQLAAVKESVENQRENKREEAACPSASERKFESLSVEEVASTSKMPPSSDRNRKWEGNSVVAPPVPVDSGISSTALGDYKDESSGKGCTVLPECEVKTSKQNGCKSDESSDEGDDNLFLTQLDPVDMELCSQEESVQDAAVGSKTPEEMDIDESLQQKEPSAVVKCKDKDCMEQVEKPGEYCNKHPATSPGADHVFAKPSLPPPKTRKPTTTKIFSSASSSRNAAFSKDLEDVRKLPPPSKTKVNAAKQAVARPPPCPKPAPAGNPTCKSPSVNFQPLSSNNVLQSQNRHYDNASNISRGSGQETCSSFLGAQQRDYSIFVNQVLKWTYEMFANFHLFGTPNNLLQSIVSSVPVKFQGYNDYFNTFFPLMMLNAFETLAQEWIENQRAKEKSYCFYLQSFSADMNTAHFTAHLRESDLVRQLHPKEDDLILLVVQKEKDTFGEESGMEDHIVNHVGLVTRFFRSSGCGNRQKEQQTACHLTVQTRGNLSFFIRKQVKCVVVGSLVTTHRKFKGLLLLSRSPLAKPIINPSYNDFCPRDLPVASGSAASSVNEYNEDQKRAIETAYAMVKQHPGLPKICLIHGPPGTGKSKTIVGLLSRVLRENKRNEKTARKKNSKIKPNRFLVCAPSNAAVDELMKKIIIAFKEKCQNKQEPLGNCGDITLVRLGPEKSINSEVRGFSLDKQVEHRMKRKPGDCDQDIQKKKEALDQKLDMLSRERAMHKCEKRESQMLNDEIGRLAKERQQLASQLKAVRGHSQKVQADIILESDIICCTLSTSGGSLLESAFSRQGLDPFSCVIVDEAGQSCEVETLIPLIHRCNKLVLVGDPKQLPPTVKSVKAQQYGYDQSLMARLQRHLEEQVQRNVLRSLPVVQLTVQYRMHPDICLFPSNYVYGRTLTTAKAIEENRCSSEWPFQPYLIFDVADGREERDNDSYSNPREVKLVMELIRTIKEKRKDLGLRRIGIITPYSAQKKKIQEQLDSVFKSNSPEVDTVDAFQGREKDCIIVSCVRANSSEGSTLAHVQANSTKGSIGFLASLQRLNVTITRARFSLFILGRLQTLMEQKSFCLYKRALSFALAAALSAGIPFLLQWKHRLQIQACEVCLVSLCPCEEESHCGILVQDLVNSYS, from the exons ATGAGCACATGCCGATGGTGCACACCGAGTGGTGCTGACACCACCGAGTTCCTGAAGCACTATGCTGCTCAAAGGCTTTCCCAGGAAGATTTTGAAGGATCCAACGATGACCTCTGCTACTGCCTGGAGTGTGTGGTTGAATATCACAGAGCAAGGGAAGAATGTCCAAGATTGCATGAG GACCTGTGGGAGTTGGAAACCTCCCGCCTCATTGCCCACATGGAGAAATCCATGAACGAAGAAACAGGAGAAGATGATGAGTTGTTTCTGGTCGATGAGCACGGGGAGACACGTCTGTCTGGTTATGTGGGCCCAAATTTTGAGAACAACCTGCGAGTGCCCCTGctggaaatactgaaatacccatacctgctgctgcacaagaAAGTCA GTGAACTGTGTGTAGAAGTGCTCTGTAAAATGGAGCTGGGTCATGACTCCTTTCAGGTCTTTGAGAAATACCCAGGAATTTATCTCTTTTTGGTACACCCAAATGAGGTG ATTCGTCGATGGGCCATCCTAACAGCAAGGAATTTAGGAAAGGTTGACAGGGATGATTACTATGACTTGGAGGAAGTGCTGACTTGTTTGTTCAAAGTTATTGAGTTGGGGCTTTTTGAGAATCCAGATATTTACAGCTCTTCAATGTTTGAAAAGGGTAGACTCATCCTTCTGCCAGCTCATTTGTATGATACAGCCAACTACAAGAACTATTGGCTGG gAATTTGCatgctgctgtcagtgctggaaGAACAAGCTATGGACTCGTTGTTACTGGCCCCAGACAAACAAAATGATTTCATGCAGTCTATACTTCACACTATGGAGAAAGAAGCAGATG ATGATTCCACTGACCCCTTCTGGCCTGCCCTGCACTGTTTCATGGTTATTTTGGATCAGCTTGGGTCTAAAGTTTGGGGTCAGCTGATTGATCCTGTCCAAGCCTTTCAAACCATAATCAACAGCGTGAGCTACAACAATGAAATCAAAAATATTCGCAGTAGCTTTAGGAG gaCAAAATCTGAACCAGAGTCAGACTATGGTGATGACATGATTTCTTGCAGTCAGATTGTGTATAATTATAACACAGAAAAGCCTCAGAAG gACACTGGCTGGAAGGCTGCCATTTGCCCAGAGTACTGCCCCAATATGTATGAAGATATGCAGACCCTGGCTAACATGCTTCAGTCTGACATCGGCAGAGACATGCGTGTCCATCACAGCACATTCCTCTGGTTCATCCCTTTTGTTCAGTCCCTTATGGATCTCAAGGACTTGGGTGTAGCCTACATAGTAGAGGTCATCCACTACCTCTGCTCAGAAATCAAAGAGATCCTCATCGAAAGTTTCCAGCAGTGTGACAAAATCTCCGAgttcttcctcctcatcttGGTGTCCATTGTTGAGCTGCACAGAAGCAAGAAGTGCCTGCATTTACTGTGGGTCAGCTCCCAGGAGTGGGTGGAGGCAGTGGTGAGGTGTGCCACGCTGCCAAGCAGAGCCTTCACTCGGTGCAGCGAGAAGTCTCTGGGGCTGTGTGCCAAGGGCTCGGGGCCTTTCCAGGCGCCCAGCTCGGTGCAGCACGCCTGCGTGCAGCTCATCCGCAGCCTGCTCAAGGAGGGATACCAGATCGGCCAGCACGCCCTGTGCAAGCAGTACCTGGACAAACTCAACCTCCTCCTGCGGGGAAATCGGGCTGTGGGGTGGCAGCTGAGCAGCCAGGAAACTCAGGAGCTGCAAACGTGTTTAAAGCAAGTTATAAGAAGTATAAAGAGCAAAGCGCTGAGCACCGCTTTGGCTGGACGAAGCAGTTCAAACTCAACAGCTTTGCCAACTATCTCTCTAAAGCACGAGAAGAATGAGTGTGATGATGGATACAAGACAAGTGGACATGAGAGGGAGGACCTTTATTCACCATCTGTCATGTCAAAGGAAGGCAGAGACTGTCAAGAGAGCACTTTCCACAGGAGAAAGAATGCGTGGGAAGAGGAATGCAGAGATAGGTGTAGAAGTTCAACGTCTTGCACCTCCACAGATGGCATATTGatgaatattaaaaaggaaCCTGGTGACTCGACAGCTGAGGAGTTTGTCTTTGCACAGAACCCTTTGGCAACAAAAGTACGTGGGAAAGTTGAGGAAAATAGGAATTATGATCTTGTGGCAGGGAAATGCAATACAGATGATCAGTGCTTCAATTCAAACGCCCAACATTCAGATTTCATGAGAGGCAGAGAgttggaaattaaaaacaaaacagaacccAAAACACCACCGGATCTGTCTGCTCAAACCCATCTTGATTCGCCATCTTCAAGGAATTGCAGAAGCATGCAAGAGACAAGTGCAAACAGTATGTTGCAGTCCAGACTGGTCTCCACTAAACAAGTGTCCAAGGAAGCATCACTGGATTCCTCTAACTCCTCTAGAAATGAACCTGGTGTGCAGGGGAAGGAAGGTGACAGTAATTTGCTTTTAGGGCGTAATGACACCTCACTGAAAAAAGtatcaacagaagaaaaatcaggttCATCCTTGATGtctttctttaagaaaaacacTAATGGGCAAACTTCAAACCAGGAGCAGCCTAATTTAAATGATTTGGATAAACACGATggcaaaaatcaattttcagaGACCTTTTGCAGGGATAAAATTTCAGCGTATGACTATTTTCCATTTAGCTCTGAAAACAAGAGGGATATGATCAGGCCACTGTCAGTGAAGCGTGAATCAAGTGACAGGTTGTTTGagttttcagaatatttcaggAGGGAAAACAGTTCAGtggggaagaaagaggagagtTTTGTGAAGACGGTTTCTGAAGATGATGCTTTGTTGGACTCCCAGGTTGATAGAGAACTCAGTAAATTATCTTTAGCTGCTTATGCCAAAAGTGtcaattttcctgtttcatcCAACCAGGAAAGCTCAGTGTACCACAACGTGTCTGACAttaaaaggaaagtgaaaggTTCTGTAAGATCTTCCAAGGAGGGCCAAAGTACCAGGTGTCCCACGGGGGCAGATGGCCCTAGCAATCAAGTCATTGTCATTTCAGACTCTTCTGATGAAGAAGAAAGCGTGGCTGACAAGGaggaaacagaaaccaaaaatgaaaatgtgtgtgCAGGGCAATCTTCAAcatccagcagcatttctgatACTGACATTAAAAGAGAATCAAAGTCTCCAGGCTCTCCCATGTTGCTGGATGACTGCAATTCGCAATACTTTGAGTTTGAAACAGAAGATGAGGTTTTTTCAGTTTGGCAAGATACTCAAGCGTATGCTGTGGAAACAACTCAGGATAAACAAGATCATGTTTCACCACCAGCTGTGACCAGTAATTCAGATGACTGGCTGAATGATAGTTTAAATGATTGGGGCTATGATATGTCTTACTTTAGTGATGATGCCATGGAGGAAGCAGCAAACTCAGTAGAAAAGCAGGCAGAAGATACTTCTCATCAGAAAGAAGCTGCTGATATGAAAGAAGCTGATACAAAAGAAGTGACTGAGTCAACCTTGGGAGAATCAGCTGGCAATGAGGATGCAAAAGATAAACTGGAGAAATGTGCAGACGAAGGTACTGCTGAAGGCCTCACCCTGGACTCAAAATTGCCTGAACCCAAACCGTCTACATCTCCCATCTCACTAGCTTCCAAGTTGGCCCTTAAGAAAAATAGCACAAGCCCAGGGAAGGCCACAGCCAAATGCAAATCAGCACCCGCTGTTCAGAGAAGTCCTAAAAAACCTCCCGTTTTTAAAGcagccaaaaataaaacaccactCCAAAGCATGACAGAACGTTCTCAGCCTGGCAGGTCAATGCCTGCTGTGGTTCCTCCAAAGAAGGTTAGGCAGAGTCCTGCTCCAGCATCAACTGTGGAAAAGCTTGGCCTGAAGAAGGGCCCCCGCAAGGCCTTTGACTTGTCCCAGCCCTCCTTGGAGAGCGTGGCTCTGCTGCGCAGCCACGGcaaagctgcaggcaggatTGGAGTTACACAGAAAAAGAGGACCAAACAGATCGAGGCTCAGCGTTTGTCtgtaaaatacaacaaaaaaatgctgatcTGCCAAGACCTGCGTTATCCGAGGCAGACAAGGCCCAAAAGAAGTTTGAAAAATTCTGCTGGAAGTTTGGAGAGCAGAAACAAAGTTACCAAAGCCTGTGCAAAACCTGTGGAACAAAAGCCTCAAAGTTTTCAACTGGCAGCTGTTAAAGAATCTGTTGAAAACCAAAGggagaataaaagagaagaggCTGCTTGTCCTTCGGCCAGTGAGAGAAAATTTGAGAGCCTGTCTGTGGAGGAGGTGGCAAGTACCTCCAAAATGCCTCCTTCTTCAGACAGGAACAGAAAATGGGAGGGTAACAGTGTGGTGGCTCCTCCTGTTCCTGTGGATTCAGGTATCTCTTCCACTGCTCTTGGAGATTATAAAGATGAGTCTTCAGGAAAAGGTTGCACTGTCCTGCCTGAGTGTGAGGTGAAAACTTCAAAGCAAAATGGGTGTAAATCAGATGAAAGCAGTGATGAAGGTGATGATAATCTGTTTTTAACCCAATTAGATCCTGTGGATATGGAGTTATGTTCTCAGGAGGAAAGTGTTCAAGATGCTGCTGTAGGTAGTAAGACCCCAGAGGAAATGGACATTGATGAAAGCCTTCAGCAGAAAGAACCCTCAGCTGTTGTGAAGTGTAAGGACAAAGACTGTATGGAACAGGTGGAAAAACCTGGAGAATACTGCAATAAACAcccagccaccagcccaggggCAGATCATGTGTTTGCCAAGCCTTCTCTCCCGCCACCTAAAACAAGAAAGCCTACCACTACCAAAATTTTCAGCTCAGCAAGTTCTTCACGGAACGCAGCCTTTAGCAAAGATCTCGAAGACGTCAGAAAGTTGCCCCCACCTTCAAAAACCAAAGTGAATGCGGCCAAACAGGCGGTGGCCAGGCCACCTCCCTGCCCAAAACCTGCACCAGCTGGAAATCCAACGTGCAAATCTCCAAGCGTCAATTTTCAACCCCTTAGTTCCAATAATGTTCTCCAGTCACAAAATAGACACTATGACAATGCTTCAAATATTTCCAGAGGGTCTGGCCAAGAAACCTGCTCCTCTTTTCTTGGTGCTCAGCAGCGCGATTACAGCATTTTTGTTAACCAGGTTCTAAAGTGGACTTATGAAATGTTTGCAAACTTCCATCTCTTTGGAACTCCAAATAATCTTCTGCAGTCCATAGTATCCTCTGTTCCTGTCAAATTTCAGGGCTACAATGACTACttcaatacattttttcccttgatgATGCTCAACGCCTTTGAAACA CTGGCACAAGAATGGATAGAAAACcagagagcaaaagagaaaagttaTTGCTTCTACTTACAGAGCTTTTCTGCTGACATGAATACAGCACATTTTACAg CTCATCTACGAGAGAGTGATTTGGTGAGGCAGCTTCATCCAAAGGAGGACGACTTAATCCTTTTGGTGGTACAGAAGGAGAAGGACACTTTTGGGGAAGAAAGTGGGATGGAGGACCACATAGTGAATCACGTTGGCCTTGTGACACGATTTTTTCGTTCCTCTGGCTGTGGAAATA GACAAAAAGAGCAGCAAACTGCCTGTCATCTTACTGTGCAAACCCGAGGCAATTTGTCATTCTTCATCCGTAAGCAAGTGAAGTGTGTGGTGGTTGGCTCCCTGGTGACCACACACAGAAAGTtcaaagggctgctgctgctgagcaggagcccCCTGGCTAAACCCATCATAAATCCAAGTTATAATGACTTCTGTCCCAGAGATCTGCCTGTTGCCTCAGGAAGTGCT GCTTCATCTGTGAATGAATACAATGAAGATCAAAAGAGAGCCATTGAGACAGCTTATGCCATGGTAAAGCAACACCCAGGACTTCCCAAGATCTGCCTTATCCATGGACCACCTGGGACAGGGAAATCAAAAACTATTGTAGGCCTCCTGTCCCGTGTTTTGAGAGAA AACAAGAGGAATGAGAAAACAGCTcggaaaaaaaattccaagattAAGCCAAACCGTTTTCTAGTTTGTGCACCGTCAAATGCTGCTGTTGATGAGCTCATGAAAAAGATCATCATTGCATTTAAggaaaaatgccaaaacaaaCAGGAGCCTTTGG GAAACTGTGGTGATATCACATTAGTGAGACTTGGTCCTGAAAAGTCAATCAACAGTGAAGTCCGGGGATTCAGCCTGGATAAACAAGTTGAGCACAGAATGA AACGAAAGCCAGGTGACTGTGACCAGGACattcagaagaagaaagaagctcTGGATCAGAAGCTGGACATGCTCTCTCGAGAGCGTGCCATGCACAAATGTGAGAAGAGAGAG AGTCAAATGTTAAATGATGAAATTGGCAGACTTGCAAAGGAGAGACAACAACTCGCTTCTCAGCTGAAAGCG GTTCGGGGGCACTCCCAGAAAGTGCAGGCAGACATCATCCTGGAGTCTGACATCATCTGCTGCACGCTGAGCACCAGCGGGGGGAGCCTGCTGGAATCGGCTTTCTCCCGGCAGGGCCTCGATCCCTTCAGCTGTGTCATCGTGGATGAG GCAGGGCAATCCTGTGAGGTGGAAACTCTGATTCCACTGATCCACCGCTGTAATAAACTTGTCCTGGTTGGAGATCCCAAACAGCTCCCTCCTACTGTCAAATCAGTA AAAGCTCAGCAGTATGGCTATGACCAGTCTTTGATGGCCCGTCTGCAGAGGCACCTGGAGGAGCAAGTGCAGAGGAACGTGCTGCGCAGCCTGCCTGTGGTGCAGCTGACAGTGCAGTACAGGATGCACCCAGACATCTGCCTCTTCCCATCCAACTATGTTTATGGCAGGACTCTAACAACTGCCAA GGCAATAGAGGAGAACAGATGTTCTTCAGAGTGGCCATTCCAGCCCTACCTGATTTTTGATGTAGCTGATGGTCGTGAGGAACGAGACAATGA CTCTTACAGCAATCCTCGGGAAGTGAAGCTGGTGATGGAGTTAATTAgaacaattaaagaaaaaaggaaggatcTGGGCCTTCGTCGCATCGGAATAATTACCCCTTACAgtgcacagaaaaagaaaattcaggagCAACTGGACAGTGTGTTTAAGAGTAACAG CCCAGAAGTGGACACCGTGGACGCGTTCCAGGGCCGGGAGAAGGACTGCATCATCGTGTCCTGTGTGCGGGCAAACAGCTCCGAGGGCTCCACTCTGGCACACGTGCAGGCAAACAGCACCAAGGGATCCATTGG GTTTCTGGCAAGCCTCCAGCGACTGAATGTCACCATCACCCGAGCCCGGTTCAGCCTCTTCATCCTGGGCCGGCTGCAGACCCTCATG GAACAGAAGAGTTTTTGTTTATACAAACGTGCCTTGAgttttgctcttgctgctgctctaTCAGCTGGAATCCCTTTCTTGTTGCAGTGGAAACACAGGCTGCAGATTCAGGCCTGTGAGGTCTGTTTGGTCTCACTGTGTCCTTGTGAGGAGGAATCTCACTGTGGAATCTTGGTCCAAGATCTAGTTAACAGTTATAGCTAA